Proteins from a single region of Apium graveolens cultivar Ventura chromosome 7, ASM990537v1, whole genome shotgun sequence:
- the LOC141672662 gene encoding 17.4 kDa class III heat shock protein-like, translating to MAGYTNGDVATVALIQLLNLPEVVDKLISPSRSRDSRVALNSIPVDILETFDHYIFHMDVPGLSKSDIQITIEDGNTLVIQSNGKRKRD from the exons ATGGCAGGGTATACGAATGGTGATGTTGCAACTGTTGCTTTGATCCAACTCCTCAATTTACCTGAAGTAGTTGACAAACTTATTTCCCCATCAAGGTCTCGTGATTCCAGGGTTGCCTTGAATTCAATACCTGTCGACATTCTTGAGACCTTTGATCACTACATTTTCCACATGGATGTCCCTGGCCTGTCCAAATCCGACATTCAG ATCACTATTGAAGATGGGAATACACTGGTAATTCAAAGCAACGGAAAGAG GAAAAGAGATTGA